The proteins below are encoded in one region of Syntrophotalea carbinolica DSM 2380:
- a CDS encoding chloride channel protein, protein MPHSVLTSEAIDWIRERVPAFLSRLGISEHTFMALLALGVGVMSGLGNFIFRKTIDLIHLLVIEQGVRFFHISFEQWSAARFWSVLFPVTAGVLMIPFGLFFAKDLRFGFSHFLERVNLRGAKIPGRTIVTRGLASAITLGAGGSAGQEGPIAQIGGAIGSQVGQLFKVSGERLKLLVACGVAGGIAATFNAPIAGVFFAHEIVLLSSFELTSFTSIVISSGIATVVSRALLGNMPALRAPVHMLAHPWELAFYLVLGMLVGVLAVGFTTAHYRIVDRLAALKVHRLVKPIVGGALVGIIGIFFPQVFGNGYEFIENVLLGEGVLLLLGCLVLAKALATSLTLGSGLPGGMFAPSLFIGAVTGGAYGKALQILFPGTVPATGPYALVGMGAFLAAATHAPMTAIFLLFEMTGSYDLIIPIMLCCVVGTAISRHLKKDSLDTVELSRAGINLEAGKERNIMKSLRVGDVMTRDPESIPENMTLRQFNQFIASTKHTNFPLINRNGGLTGIISVQDFLGVVFEGDLFDLVVVKELATLDVVTVSTGDNLDQAMRKIGYRNIEQLPVVDERNGRKLIGIVSRRDMVSAYNRALMVRSMEDDDDE, encoded by the coding sequence ATGCCGCACAGCGTACTTACTTCAGAGGCTATCGATTGGATCAGGGAACGTGTCCCGGCTTTTTTAAGCCGTCTGGGGATCAGCGAGCATACTTTCATGGCGCTGCTTGCACTGGGCGTGGGCGTGATGTCGGGGCTTGGGAACTTCATCTTTCGAAAGACCATCGACCTGATCCATTTGCTGGTGATAGAGCAGGGGGTGCGATTCTTTCACATATCCTTTGAACAGTGGAGTGCCGCGCGGTTCTGGTCGGTGCTGTTTCCGGTTACCGCCGGGGTGTTGATGATCCCTTTCGGGCTTTTCTTTGCCAAGGACCTGCGATTCGGTTTTTCCCATTTTCTCGAGCGGGTCAACCTGCGGGGGGCCAAAATCCCCGGTCGCACCATTGTGACCCGCGGGCTGGCCAGCGCCATCACGCTGGGCGCGGGCGGTTCGGCCGGGCAGGAAGGCCCCATTGCCCAGATCGGCGGTGCTATCGGCAGTCAGGTCGGCCAGCTTTTCAAGGTCAGTGGCGAGCGCCTGAAGCTGCTGGTGGCTTGCGGGGTTGCCGGGGGCATCGCCGCGACTTTCAATGCGCCCATCGCCGGGGTGTTTTTCGCCCACGAAATCGTACTGCTGTCGTCCTTTGAACTGACCAGTTTTACCTCCATCGTCATATCGAGCGGTATCGCAACGGTGGTTTCCCGCGCCCTGCTGGGCAATATGCCGGCTTTGCGGGCTCCGGTCCACATGCTGGCGCATCCCTGGGAGCTGGCTTTTTATCTGGTGCTCGGCATGCTGGTCGGGGTGTTGGCGGTAGGCTTCACTACCGCTCATTACCGTATCGTCGATCGCCTCGCCGCCCTGAAGGTGCACCGCCTGGTCAAACCGATAGTCGGGGGCGCCCTGGTCGGTATCATCGGCATCTTCTTCCCCCAGGTGTTCGGCAACGGCTACGAATTTATCGAAAACGTGTTGCTGGGCGAGGGCGTGCTGTTGTTGTTGGGCTGCCTGGTGCTGGCCAAGGCCCTGGCGACTTCGCTGACTCTCGGTTCCGGGTTGCCGGGCGGCATGTTTGCACCGTCGCTGTTCATCGGCGCCGTGACCGGCGGCGCGTATGGCAAAGCGTTGCAGATACTTTTCCCCGGCACGGTGCCGGCCACCGGTCCCTACGCCCTGGTGGGAATGGGGGCGTTTCTGGCCGCCGCCACCCATGCGCCAATGACGGCTATTTTTCTGTTGTTCGAGATGACCGGCAGCTACGATCTCATCATTCCCATCATGTTGTGCTGCGTGGTCGGTACCGCCATCAGCCGGCACCTCAAAAAAGACAGCCTCGATACCGTCGAGCTGTCCCGGGCCGGCATTAATCTGGAGGCGGGCAAAGAACGTAATATCATGAAGTCCCTGCGGGTCGGCGACGTTATGACCCGCGATCCCGAGTCGATTCCCGAAAACATGACGTTGCGGCAATTCAACCAGTTTATTGCCAGTACCAAACATACCAATTTCCCTCTCATCAATCGCAATGGAGGCTTGACCGGCATTATCTCGGTGCAGGACTTCCTGGGCGTGGTATTCGAAGGCGATCTGTTCGACCTGGTGGTGGTCAAGGAGTTGGCCACTCTCGATGTGGTTACCGTCAGTACCGGGGACAACCTC
- a CDS encoding FprA family A-type flavoprotein, which yields MIPKKLAEGVYEVGAIDWNVRDFHGYSTDLGSTYNAYLIVDEKIALIDTVKKEFTGQLLEKVSQIVDPAKIDVVISNHTEMDHSGGLPAVMEVIGKDKPIYCSKMGLKNLRRHFPAGLNLQEVADGQELSLGKRTLQFLETRMIHWPDSMFSYLKEEQILFSSDGFGQHYAGPERFDDEVGEAIMWHAKKYFANILWPFAPLIQKLLDKVMGMNLPIKMICPDHGIIWRQDPSKIINAYVEWCKQQPEDSALVIYDTMWHSTEAMAEQIVAGLWEVGVKAQPMHARSVHRSDIITAAFDAKALIVGSPTLNNGIFPTLADVLTYLKGLKPKNKLGAAFGSYGWSGEAPKMVHQMLADMSLEMVEEPLRVEFVPERETLESCRDFGRRVGQAIKKD from the coding sequence ATGATACCGAAAAAATTAGCCGAAGGCGTTTACGAAGTCGGTGCCATAGATTGGAATGTACGCGATTTTCATGGTTACTCGACCGATCTTGGCTCCACATACAATGCTTATCTGATCGTCGACGAAAAAATCGCCTTGATCGATACGGTCAAAAAGGAATTCACCGGGCAGTTGCTGGAAAAGGTTTCCCAGATCGTCGATCCCGCCAAGATCGATGTGGTGATCAGCAATCACACCGAAATGGACCATTCGGGAGGTTTGCCGGCGGTCATGGAGGTTATCGGCAAGGACAAGCCGATCTACTGCTCTAAGATGGGGCTGAAAAACCTGCGCCGGCATTTCCCTGCCGGGCTGAATCTGCAGGAAGTGGCGGACGGCCAGGAGCTGAGTCTGGGCAAGCGTACCCTGCAGTTTCTCGAAACCCGCATGATTCACTGGCCGGACAGCATGTTCAGCTACCTTAAAGAGGAGCAGATTCTTTTTTCCAGCGACGGTTTCGGTCAGCACTATGCCGGTCCGGAGCGTTTTGACGATGAAGTCGGCGAGGCCATCATGTGGCACGCCAAAAAGTATTTCGCCAATATCCTCTGGCCGTTTGCACCTCTGATTCAGAAGCTTCTGGACAAGGTGATGGGTATGAACCTGCCTATCAAGATGATCTGTCCCGACCATGGCATCATCTGGCGCCAGGATCCGTCCAAAATCATCAATGCCTATGTGGAATGGTGCAAGCAGCAACCCGAGGACAGCGCCCTGGTGATCTACGATACCATGTGGCACAGCACCGAGGCCATGGCCGAGCAAATTGTCGCCGGTTTGTGGGAAGTTGGCGTCAAGGCTCAGCCGATGCATGCCCGCAGCGTGCATCGCAGCGACATCATCACCGCCGCCTTCGATGCCAAGGCTCTGATTGTCGGTTCGCCGACGCTTAATAACGGCATCTTCCCGACACTGGCCGATGTCCTGACCTATCTGAAAGGTCTCAAACCCAAGAACAAGTTGGGGGCGGCTTTCGGTTCCTACGGCTGGAGCGGCGAGGCACCCAAGATGGTGCATCAAATGCTGGCCGACATGTCTTTGGAGATGGTCGAAGAGCCGCTTCGGGTCGAGTTCGTTCCCGAGCGGGAAACGCTGGAGTCCTGTCGTGATTTCGGGCGTCGTGTCGGGCAGGCTATAAAAAAAGATTGA
- the rd gene encoding rubredoxin produces the protein MEKYVCDICGYVYDPAVGDPDNGVAAGTAFADIPEDWVCPVCGAAKDMFSVEG, from the coding sequence ATGGAAAAGTATGTCTGTGACATTTGTGGCTATGTTTACGATCCTGCCGTGGGTGACCCTGACAACGGTGTGGCCGCCGGGACCGCTTTCGCGGATATCCCCGAGGACTGGGTCTGCCCTGTGTGCGGTGCTGCCAAGGATATGTTCTCGGTAGAGGGCTGA
- the rbr gene encoding rubrerythrin — MSALKGTKTEKNLLEAFAGESMARNKYSYFASVAKKEGYQQIAAIFQETADNEKEHAKLHFKALQGIGSTMDNLKAAAAGENEEWTEMYPRMAEEAREEGFDDLARMFENIASIEKAHQERYERIVKAIEAGTVFTRDSEQLWKCRNCGHLLTAKAASNICPVCDHPQAFFEIEVNTF; from the coding sequence ATGTCCGCATTGAAAGGAACCAAAACCGAAAAGAATCTGTTGGAAGCTTTTGCCGGCGAGTCCATGGCTCGTAACAAGTACAGCTACTTTGCGTCGGTAGCCAAAAAAGAAGGTTATCAGCAGATCGCTGCTATTTTTCAGGAAACCGCAGACAACGAAAAAGAGCATGCTAAACTGCATTTTAAAGCGTTGCAGGGGATCGGCAGCACCATGGATAATCTGAAGGCCGCCGCTGCCGGCGAAAACGAAGAATGGACCGAGATGTATCCGCGTATGGCCGAGGAGGCTCGAGAGGAAGGGTTCGACGATCTGGCGCGTATGTTTGAAAATATCGCCAGCATCGAAAAAGCTCACCAGGAGCGTTATGAGCGGATTGTCAAGGCTATTGAAGCCGGCACGGTCTTTACCCGCGACAGTGAGCAGTTGTGGAAATGTCGCAATTGCGGTCACTTGCTGACCGCCAAAGCGGCTTCCAATATCTGTCCGGTCTGCGACCATCCTCAGGCCTTCTTTGAAATCGAGGTCAACACCTTCTGA
- a CDS encoding Fur family transcriptional regulator, translating into MFEEKKLQELKDMCRSRGVSLTPQRLAVMRVLTARRDHPTVDQLYDDLTEQMPGMSRTTVYRVLETFERLGLVRKIDSRASKAHFDADTSLHPHMVCLGCGKVVDYQDRGFGILEPPGITDDGFEIIDYAVTLVGYCRQCRRNVDN; encoded by the coding sequence ATGTTTGAAGAAAAAAAATTACAGGAACTGAAGGATATGTGCAGGTCTCGAGGCGTCAGCCTGACGCCGCAACGTCTGGCGGTCATGCGTGTGCTGACGGCGCGCCGCGACCATCCGACCGTCGACCAGTTGTATGACGATCTGACGGAGCAAATGCCGGGCATGTCCCGCACGACGGTTTACCGGGTGCTGGAAACTTTCGAGAGACTTGGCCTGGTGCGCAAAATCGACAGCCGTGCCTCCAAGGCGCATTTTGACGCCGACACCAGTCTGCATCCGCATATGGTATGTCTCGGTTGCGGCAAGGTGGTCGATTATCAGGATCGGGGATTCGGGATTCTGGAGCCCCCCGGCATCACCGATGACGGGTTTGAAATTATCGATTATGCGGTGACCCTGGTAGGTTATTGTCGGCAATGCCGAAGAAACGTTGATAATTGA
- a CDS encoding cupin domain-containing protein: MNIMSLDAAPQVPVPFDARVMHSDGPVEVIHILLQPGEGVPPHDNPFDVLFYVLEGCGELTIEDQVRSVAADNLIAIPTGTQRGWKNTGSDPVRLLVIKLLGAN, encoded by the coding sequence ATGAACATTATGTCTCTCGATGCGGCGCCCCAGGTGCCGGTTCCCTTCGACGCCCGCGTCATGCACAGCGACGGCCCTGTCGAAGTGATTCACATTCTGCTGCAGCCCGGCGAGGGCGTACCGCCCCACGACAACCCGTTCGACGTGCTGTTTTATGTCCTGGAAGGCTGCGGCGAACTGACGATCGAAGACCAGGTTCGGTCGGTGGCCGCCGACAACCTGATTGCCATCCCCACCGGCACCCAGCGCGGCTGGAAAAATACCGGCAGCGACCCGGTGCGCCTGCTGGTCATCAAATTGCTGGGCGCAAACTAA
- a CDS encoding DUF3024 domain-containing protein codes for MVELSEFEVKRIEKLFGDFCDKRVPGHWRDKIRVEFRVRGDSVELFESRPLHNDPDSWISTRIARFKKSARNGLWNLYCAGRDAQWQRYAASTPQRDIEALLRIVEQDTIGAFWG; via the coding sequence ATGGTGGAACTTTCGGAGTTTGAAGTCAAAAGGATCGAAAAGCTTTTCGGTGATTTCTGCGACAAGCGGGTGCCGGGGCATTGGCGCGACAAGATTCGTGTCGAGTTCCGGGTGCGGGGCGATAGCGTGGAATTGTTCGAAAGCCGCCCCCTCCACAACGATCCGGATAGCTGGATATCGACCCGAATAGCGCGCTTCAAAAAGAGCGCCCGTAACGGCCTGTGGAATCTTTACTGTGCTGGCCGGGACGCCCAGTGGCAACGCTATGCAGCCTCTACGCCGCAACGGGATATCGAAGCCCTGTTGCGGATCGTCGAGCAGGATACCATCGGGGCCTTCTGGGGGTAG
- a CDS encoding CDP-alcohol phosphatidyltransferase family protein, protein MIPYSSILTEIALPVFIMLGLERFAVYYFLRTPRQIAWVQRHRWLHPNAISRARYPMGFVSALLLHMGYAHLCFLFFTFWMITDITDGDIARRCDLYTEEGATIDPLSDKLMYAPMLMYLAWQGPLSPLLVGLFLAFDITGQVSRRFITVKSANLFGKAKTFMVVVLLIVVGLEWIYGPLPLLGRSIYPLLAMCTGLAFCSTFFKVIPNYWYANILSILNLVCGLAGCWVVLTGHPPVYALGLVFLGQFLDLFDGRAAERWGSTPQGELFDDVADGTSFGLTVGLIVMVAFSKLWIGLLIGGAYLAAVIYRLIRFVVEKRKEGVLGGVATFSGLPSPAGALMAGTSCVLISNQLANGIIVIITALLMISRVSYPHFGRAVLPRIPKIVKVLVLGGFLFMLALGVRRDQYLAPLLISFVADAIYLISPLFSRASRKAA, encoded by the coding sequence ATGATACCCTACAGCTCTATATTGACCGAAATCGCCCTCCCCGTTTTTATCATGCTGGGACTGGAGCGCTTCGCCGTCTACTATTTCCTTCGCACTCCCCGGCAGATCGCCTGGGTGCAGCGGCACCGCTGGCTGCATCCCAACGCCATCAGCCGGGCACGCTATCCCATGGGATTCGTGTCGGCATTGCTGCTGCACATGGGTTATGCCCATCTATGCTTTTTGTTCTTCACCTTCTGGATGATCACCGACATTACCGACGGCGACATCGCGCGCAGATGTGACCTGTACACCGAAGAGGGCGCCACCATCGACCCCCTCTCCGACAAACTCATGTACGCGCCCATGCTGATGTATCTCGCCTGGCAGGGACCGCTGAGCCCCTTATTGGTGGGGCTGTTCCTGGCGTTTGACATTACCGGACAGGTTTCGCGACGGTTTATCACGGTCAAGTCCGCCAACCTGTTCGGCAAGGCCAAGACCTTTATGGTCGTGGTCCTGTTGATCGTTGTGGGCCTTGAGTGGATCTATGGCCCGTTACCGCTTTTGGGCCGTTCCATTTATCCGCTGTTGGCGATGTGCACCGGGCTGGCGTTTTGCTCCACCTTCTTCAAGGTCATCCCCAACTACTGGTATGCCAACATTCTCAGCATCCTCAATCTGGTCTGCGGCCTTGCCGGTTGCTGGGTGGTGCTCACCGGACATCCGCCGGTTTACGCTCTGGGCCTGGTATTCCTCGGCCAGTTTCTCGACCTGTTCGATGGCCGGGCCGCCGAACGTTGGGGCTCCACCCCACAGGGAGAACTTTTCGACGACGTGGCGGATGGCACCAGTTTCGGCCTGACTGTCGGGCTGATCGTCATGGTCGCCTTTTCAAAACTCTGGATCGGCCTGCTCATCGGGGGGGCCTACCTGGCGGCGGTCATCTACCGGCTGATCCGCTTCGTTGTCGAAAAGCGCAAGGAAGGCGTACTTGGCGGCGTGGCGACCTTCTCCGGATTGCCGTCGCCGGCCGGAGCCCTGATGGCCGGCACCTCCTGCGTGTTGATCAGCAATCAACTGGCCAACGGCATCATCGTCATCATCACCGCCCTGCTGATGATCTCCCGTGTGAGCTATCCCCACTTCGGCCGTGCGGTTCTGCCCAGAATTCCCAAAATCGTCAAAGTCCTGGTTCTCGGCGGATTTTTGTTCATGCTGGCCCTGGGCGTGCGCCGCGATCAGTACCTGGCGCCGCTGCTTATCTCCTTTGTAGCGGATGCGATTTACCTGATTTCACCGCTATTCAGTAGAGCCTCCCGCAAAGCTGCCTGA
- a CDS encoding autotransporter outer membrane beta-barrel domain-containing protein: MRFNGCCFRGFWGLVAMLAFLSVFNATQAGAQTVAYYNLSNPANTNAEMPILAAGHTPVQLGGLSAADLAGYDVVWILNPSNGGYATELTNNLDAISGYVQSGGVLMFHDRYVTDAAAVIPGAGDVAFFRDFTDGASIELGPGATGSLLSGPGGIIDADSLDGGGYSSHGYALASSLPAGSVIVLTRTDATEVVDFYYSLGGGNVYYSTIPLDHYLSGSNNFTNYAANLAAFIFEIVGPAGSPVQFQHIAMADTLRNDIDMVSGSLDEGETGLFVSFDSKSIERGNSDEGRSFRSWDNAVMVGYTHEVATGTLCGAAFSYHDAGNRSKYDSGLKGEYESFGITAFGRIALPALAGHELWLDLVANYSFLEDVELERNGNVGESDGYQYGVNARIGTVLPLTDRIGLYPKIGVEHIQTRVDSYKEKGVGALRYSVLEANSTYGIFSLEGKVDLFHDEVWGLGSALLVEYRKRFGQSTDNVKTTLVDVATASMPMDLYDYDSDLGKIELKFDVDYRAVSLEMSGGYYFGNSDYEGLGGSLSLRVPL; this comes from the coding sequence ATGCGCTTTAACGGTTGTTGTTTTAGGGGGTTTTGGGGTCTGGTTGCGATGTTGGCGTTTTTGAGCGTCTTTAATGCGACTCAGGCAGGGGCTCAAACTGTTGCTTATTATAATCTGAGTAATCCTGCGAATACGAACGCCGAGATGCCGATTCTGGCGGCTGGACATACGCCGGTACAGCTCGGGGGGCTTTCTGCGGCCGACCTTGCCGGATACGACGTCGTTTGGATTCTTAATCCAAGTAACGGTGGTTATGCTACCGAACTAACGAATAACCTCGATGCTATTTCTGGCTATGTCCAGAGCGGCGGGGTTTTGATGTTTCACGACCGCTACGTCACCGATGCCGCTGCCGTCATTCCAGGTGCTGGTGATGTAGCGTTTTTCCGTGATTTTACCGACGGTGCTTCTATCGAGCTGGGGCCGGGGGCTACTGGTTCGCTCCTGTCGGGGCCCGGCGGGATTATCGATGCCGACTCCCTCGATGGCGGCGGCTATTCCAGCCATGGCTACGCCCTTGCCAGTTCTTTGCCGGCAGGCAGTGTGATCGTTTTGACCCGCACCGATGCCACAGAGGTTGTCGATTTCTATTATAGCCTCGGGGGCGGAAATGTTTACTACTCTACCATTCCGCTTGACCATTATTTGTCTGGAAGCAACAATTTTACGAACTATGCAGCCAATCTGGCGGCTTTTATCTTCGAGATTGTCGGGCCGGCGGGATCGCCTGTGCAATTCCAACATATCGCCATGGCCGATACGCTCAGAAATGATATCGATATGGTTTCGGGGAGTCTCGACGAGGGCGAAACAGGTTTGTTTGTCAGTTTTGACAGCAAGAGTATCGAACGAGGGAATTCGGATGAAGGACGCAGCTTCCGCAGCTGGGATAACGCGGTGATGGTGGGGTATACCCATGAGGTAGCGACGGGGACATTGTGCGGTGCCGCATTTAGTTATCATGATGCAGGCAACCGCTCGAAATATGATAGCGGTTTAAAGGGCGAGTATGAGAGTTTTGGCATTACGGCTTTTGGGCGTATCGCTTTGCCTGCACTTGCGGGACACGAATTGTGGCTGGATCTGGTGGCTAATTATAGCTTTCTGGAGGATGTTGAGCTTGAGAGGAATGGGAATGTCGGCGAGTCCGATGGCTACCAGTACGGGGTTAATGCGCGAATCGGTACGGTTCTGCCTCTAACCGATCGCATTGGCCTCTACCCGAAAATTGGGGTAGAGCACATTCAGACTCGGGTGGATAGTTATAAGGAAAAAGGTGTTGGCGCACTTCGTTATAGCGTACTTGAAGCTAATTCAACCTATGGCATCTTTTCCTTGGAGGGTAAGGTCGACCTTTTTCACGATGAGGTATGGGGGCTCGGTTCGGCATTGCTTGTTGAATACAGAAAGCGCTTCGGACAGAGTACGGATAATGTAAAAACCACCTTGGTAGACGTGGCCACTGCTTCCATGCCGATGGATCTTTATGACTACGACTCGGATCTCGGCAAAATCGAATTGAAGTTCGATGTTGATTACCGTGCCGTTTCCCTGGAAATGAGCGGCGGATATTATTTCGGTAATAGCGACTATGAAGGTTTGGGAGGCAGTTTGTCGCTGCGTGTGCCTTTGTAG
- a CDS encoding class I fructose-bisphosphate aldolase, producing MIDRIAELLGEESQLLDYACTGIERQRLHLPGSDFIDRVLLPSDRSPTTLRNLGLLFNTGRLAGTGYLSILPVDQGVEHSGGASFAPNPDYFDPEKIVELAIEGGCNGVASTAGVLGAVARKYAHRIPFILKINHNELLTYPNMFDQALFSSVERAFDMGAVGIGATIYFGSLESHRQIVEIAPLFQRAHELGMFTVLWCYLRNPAFKGDRDYHASADLTGQANHLGVTLQADIIKQKQPECNGGYTAIEFGKTHKRIYGDLVPDHPIEWTRYQVANCYMGRAGLINSGGASKGTDDLAQAVRTAVINKRAGGTGLISGRKAFQKPMKQGVELLNAIQDVYLCPEVTIA from the coding sequence ATGATCGACCGTATTGCCGAATTATTGGGAGAAGAAAGCCAACTGCTGGATTATGCATGCACAGGTATCGAGCGGCAGCGACTCCACTTGCCGGGAAGCGATTTCATCGACCGGGTATTGCTCCCCTCCGACCGCTCACCGACCACCCTGCGCAACCTGGGGCTGCTGTTTAATACAGGCCGGCTGGCCGGCACCGGCTATCTGTCGATTCTGCCGGTGGATCAGGGCGTGGAGCATTCCGGCGGCGCTTCCTTTGCGCCCAATCCCGATTATTTCGATCCGGAAAAAATCGTCGAGCTGGCCATTGAAGGTGGCTGCAATGGTGTCGCCTCCACCGCCGGCGTATTGGGCGCGGTGGCCCGCAAATACGCCCACCGGATTCCCTTCATCCTCAAGATCAACCACAACGAACTGCTGACCTATCCCAATATGTTCGACCAGGCGCTCTTCTCCAGCGTGGAGCGGGCCTTCGATATGGGGGCGGTCGGTATCGGCGCGACCATCTATTTCGGCTCCCTGGAATCCCACCGTCAGATTGTTGAGATCGCACCACTTTTCCAACGGGCCCACGAGCTGGGCATGTTCACGGTGCTATGGTGCTACCTGCGCAACCCCGCCTTCAAGGGCGACAGGGATTATCATGCCTCCGCCGACCTGACGGGGCAGGCCAACCATCTGGGCGTGACTCTGCAGGCCGATATCATCAAGCAGAAACAGCCCGAGTGCAACGGCGGGTATACCGCCATCGAGTTCGGCAAAACCCACAAACGCATCTACGGCGATCTGGTGCCGGACCATCCCATCGAATGGACCCGCTATCAGGTTGCCAACTGTTATATGGGACGGGCTGGACTTATCAATTCGGGAGGAGCGTCCAAAGGCACGGACGATCTGGCCCAGGCGGTACGCACCGCGGTCATCAACAAACGGGCCGGGGGAACGGGGCTGATCAGTGGCCGCAAGGCCTTTCAGAAGCCGATGAAACAGGGGGTGGAACTGCTGAACGCCATTCAGGACGTGTACCTGTGCCCGGAGGTGACCATCGCCTGA
- a CDS encoding HNH endonuclease, with protein sequence MEKFVDISGAPNPKGRYCQACHLRKVEQKHRAALAREQSCIRKLKIVYGKYWRHYAAPEHFHATLQDERDFCPYCGTRFDDVIPDPFNESPVHIDHMDPLDKGGEHSIRNVVLCCGPCNIKKGKRSFMQWLEMLEPPCRDLAKTLYVEKHGHPPEAFVEGCPTARNAYELELALYQSEAALKKQYPQPKVNGPPSNQPTPSQGGDAPPEEPKETSGGQA encoded by the coding sequence GTGGAAAAATTTGTGGATATCAGCGGCGCTCCTAATCCCAAGGGGCGTTATTGCCAGGCCTGCCATTTAAGGAAGGTTGAGCAAAAGCACCGGGCGGCTCTGGCTAGAGAACAGTCCTGCATCAGGAAGCTGAAAATTGTGTATGGAAAGTACTGGCGGCATTACGCTGCGCCGGAACACTTCCACGCCACGCTGCAGGACGAGAGGGATTTCTGTCCCTACTGCGGCACCCGATTTGACGATGTGATCCCCGACCCCTTCAACGAATCGCCGGTTCATATCGACCACATGGATCCCCTGGACAAGGGGGGCGAGCATTCCATAAGGAATGTGGTGTTGTGTTGCGGGCCCTGTAACATCAAAAAGGGCAAACGCTCCTTTATGCAATGGCTGGAAATGCTGGAACCGCCATGCAGGGATTTGGCGAAAACCCTCTATGTTGAGAAACATGGACACCCGCCGGAAGCCTTTGTCGAAGGTTGTCCCACGGCCAGAAATGCCTATGAGTTGGAACTTGCCCTCTACCAGTCTGAAGCCGCGTTGAAGAAACAGTATCCCCAACCTAAAGTGAACGGCCCACCTTCCAACCAGCCAACGCCAAGTCAGGGGGGCGACGCCCCACCCGAAGAGCCGAAGGAGACGTCGGGCGGCCAGGCTTAG
- a CDS encoding cold-shock protein, with protein MAEGTVKWFNDAKGFGFIEQDNGPDVFVHFSAIQGEGFKSLVEGDRVSFDVVDGPKGPQAANVQKQ; from the coding sequence ATGGCTGAAGGAACAGTGAAATGGTTTAATGATGCCAAAGGTTTTGGATTTATTGAGCAGGACAATGGGCCGGATGTATTCGTCCACTTTTCTGCTATTCAAGGAGAGGGTTTCAAATCCCTGGTGGAAGGGGATCGCGTAAGTTTCGATGTGGTCGATGGGCCCAAGGGGCCGCAGGCCGCGAATGTGCAGAAACAATAA
- a CDS encoding type VI secretion system-associated FHA domain protein encodes MSNAATAATPLPTCDGQACKTTATSSQIILAGMIKLLDGQRRFAEELGLPYAHVFHEECQEFRNKNPELVLREWLRDKIEGPEKFRQLINDLVEHNLALCAALDGVALESIARLSPSNIKTGCINIFGWRPFAWFKFRRLHKAYTTNDYLRHHELVVRGFAKAYCTHRKSLRNATQPCCPLPKAQTNKEKT; translated from the coding sequence ATGTCAAACGCTGCTACAGCAGCTACCCCACTTCCGACCTGCGACGGCCAAGCATGCAAAACAACAGCAACCTCATCGCAGATCATCCTGGCCGGCATGATCAAGCTGCTGGATGGACAACGCCGCTTTGCCGAAGAACTGGGCCTCCCTTATGCCCATGTTTTCCATGAGGAATGCCAAGAGTTCAGAAACAAAAACCCCGAGCTTGTTTTACGCGAATGGCTACGGGACAAGATCGAGGGACCCGAAAAATTCCGCCAACTGATTAATGACCTGGTTGAGCATAATCTTGCCTTATGTGCCGCCCTCGATGGCGTGGCTCTGGAATCGATAGCACGCTTAAGCCCCTCAAACATCAAAACCGGATGTATCAACATCTTTGGCTGGCGGCCATTTGCCTGGTTCAAATTCCGGCGGCTCCATAAAGCTTACACTACCAACGATTACTTACGCCATCACGAGTTGGTAGTAAGAGGATTTGCCAAGGCTTATTGCACGCACCGGAAGTCCCTGCGAAACGCAACTCAGCCATGTTGCCCCCTACCCAAGGCCCAGACAAATAAGGAAAAAACATAA